A genome region from Staphylococcus capitis subsp. capitis includes the following:
- a CDS encoding bacillithiol transferase BstA, protein MTKTVYNVIDFSVSYIKDVYDKWDVMKVLDKDDSVFPNTLHWQYGHVLTVFEEALAMGNQEVVDVDKYSKLFGTGTKPSDWGNDEVPSIESILNDIKTLPERATHLTDKELKKEINQPIAGCKTLEELLVLNALHISLHAGKIEEMTRVLKAEQ, encoded by the coding sequence ATGACTAAAACTGTTTATAACGTTATAGACTTTAGTGTAAGTTATATTAAAGATGTTTATGATAAGTGGGATGTTATGAAAGTATTAGATAAAGATGACAGTGTCTTCCCAAATACACTACATTGGCAATATGGTCACGTACTAACTGTATTTGAAGAAGCACTTGCAATGGGTAATCAAGAAGTTGTTGATGTTGATAAATATAGTAAATTGTTCGGAACTGGAACTAAGCCATCTGATTGGGGAAATGATGAAGTTCCTTCAATCGAAAGCATTTTAAATGACATTAAAACATTACCTGAAAGAGCTACACATTTAACTGATAAAGAGCTCAAAAAAGAAATTAACCAGCCTATCGCAGGTTGTAAAACATTAGAAGAACTTTTAGTGCTTAATGCATTACACATCTCATTACATGCAGGTAAAATTGAAGAAATGACTCGAGTTTTAAAAGCTGAACAATAA
- a CDS encoding ketoacyl-ACP synthase III: protein MNSLARVTAQGAYVPNKVLDNYELERMVETNDEWIVQRTGIRERRIADEQEQTSDLAYYAVKDLENKYNVDITDVDFIIVATLTPDFKTPSVASYIQYKLGIEHAGAIDLNAACAGFTYGLQLANSLISSGMHHKILVIGAETLSKISDYTDRSTCILFGDGAGAFLVESNKDQSSFIGQTNGSNGGKGKNLYATHTANQFDNETLNDHGLIVQNGREVYKWAVTTVPREVNRLLDKVKIDINHIDWFVPHSANQRMLESIAHKLHLPKEKLLTSIQYFGNTSSASIPLAIDSAMKEQKIKNGDKLLLFGFGGGLAYSGLVVEWNVPTA, encoded by the coding sequence ATGAATTCATTAGCAAGAGTTACTGCTCAAGGTGCATATGTGCCTAATAAAGTTTTAGATAATTATGAGCTTGAAAGAATGGTTGAGACCAATGATGAATGGATAGTCCAAAGAACCGGTATTAGAGAAAGACGAATCGCAGATGAACAAGAGCAAACAAGTGACTTAGCCTATTATGCGGTTAAAGATTTGGAAAATAAGTACAACGTTGACATCACTGATGTGGACTTTATCATAGTTGCTACCCTTACTCCTGATTTTAAAACACCAAGTGTTGCGTCTTATATTCAATATAAATTAGGTATTGAACATGCCGGCGCTATAGATCTCAATGCGGCTTGTGCAGGTTTTACATATGGATTACAATTAGCTAATTCATTAATTAGTTCAGGTATGCATCATAAAATTTTAGTTATAGGCGCTGAAACGCTTTCTAAAATTTCAGATTATACTGATCGTTCAACTTGTATCTTGTTTGGAGATGGTGCAGGTGCATTTCTAGTAGAAAGTAACAAAGACCAATCAAGTTTTATTGGACAAACCAATGGATCTAATGGTGGTAAGGGTAAAAATCTCTATGCTACGCACACTGCTAATCAATTCGACAATGAAACATTAAATGACCATGGTCTTATTGTTCAAAACGGTCGAGAGGTTTATAAATGGGCAGTAACTACAGTACCTAGAGAAGTCAATCGACTTTTAGATAAAGTGAAGATAGATATCAATCATATCGATTGGTTTGTACCTCATAGTGCAAATCAGAGAATGTTAGAATCAATTGCTCATAAACTTCATTTACCTAAAGAAAAATTATTAACAAGTATTCAATATTTTGGAAACACATCTTCAGCATCAATTCCTTTAGCTATAGACTCAGCCATGAAAGAACAAAAAATTAAAAATGGAGATAAGCTCTTATTATTTGGTTTTGGTGGGGGCTTAGCCTATTCAGGCTTGGTTGTAGAGTGGAACGTACCTACCGCTTAA
- the pcp gene encoding pyroglutamyl-peptidase I — translation MKILVTAFDAFDGESTNPALEAVHRLDTHIGEHVITKLEIPTVFHESKNIICKALKEDTYDVVLAIGQAGGRFEITPERVGLNIDDARIPDNKGNQPIDKVIKEDGAPAYFSNLPVKKMVEAIKRAGVPARLSNTAGTFVCNHILYQLGYLADTSYPDLLFGFIHVPYIPEQVTDKPEKPSMSIDTITKGLTSAIKAISREEDIKVAMGETH, via the coding sequence TTGAAAATATTAGTAACTGCGTTTGATGCATTTGATGGCGAATCCACAAATCCTGCTTTAGAAGCCGTACATCGTCTTGATACGCACATCGGCGAACATGTCATCACTAAATTAGAAATTCCCACTGTCTTTCATGAATCTAAAAACATTATCTGTAAGGCGTTGAAAGAAGACACTTATGACGTTGTTCTAGCAATTGGTCAAGCTGGAGGTCGTTTCGAAATCACACCTGAGCGCGTAGGGTTAAATATTGATGATGCTCGTATTCCAGATAATAAAGGTAACCAACCTATTGATAAAGTAATAAAAGAAGACGGCGCGCCGGCTTATTTCTCAAATTTACCTGTTAAAAAAATGGTAGAAGCTATTAAAAGAGCAGGAGTACCTGCCAGATTATCAAATACTGCGGGAACATTTGTATGTAATCATATATTATATCAACTAGGTTATTTAGCAGATACGTCTTATCCAGACTTATTGTTTGGTTTTATTCATGTACCTTACATTCCAGAACAAGTTACTGATAAACCTGAGAAACCATCAATGTCTATCGATACAATCACTAAAGGATTAACCTCTGCTATCAAGGCGATATCACGAGAAGAAGATATTAAAGTTGCTATGGGTGAGACGCACTAA
- a CDS encoding rhodanese-related sulfurtransferase → MDYRVLLYYKYVTIDDPETFASEHLEFCKENNLKGRILVSTEGINGTLSGTKEDTDKYIEHMYADERFADLTFKIDEAEGHAFKKMHVRPRTEIVALGLEDDVDPRVTTGKYYSPKEFKEALEDEDTVILDARNDYEFDLGHFRGAIRPDITRFRDLPDWIRNNKDQFDGKNIVTYCTGGIRCEKFSGWLVKEGFENVGQLHGGIATYGKDPETKGEYWDGKMYVFDERISVDVNQVEKTVIGKEHFDGTPCERYINCANPECNKQILVSEENEEKYLGACSYDCAKHERNRYVAKHDISNEEWNRRLENFKDVPEHAHA, encoded by the coding sequence ATGGATTATAGAGTACTTTTATACTATAAATACGTAACAATTGATGACCCAGAAACATTTGCGTCAGAGCACTTAGAATTCTGTAAAGAAAATAATTTAAAAGGTAGAATTTTAGTTTCTACTGAAGGCATTAATGGTACTTTATCTGGTACAAAAGAAGACACAGATAAATATATCGAACATATGTATGCGGATGAACGTTTCGCTGATTTAACATTCAAAATTGATGAAGCTGAAGGTCATGCATTCAAGAAAATGCACGTTCGACCAAGAACAGAAATCGTTGCTTTAGGTTTAGAAGATGATGTAGACCCACGCGTAACTACAGGTAAATATTATTCACCTAAAGAATTTAAAGAAGCTTTAGAAGATGAAGATACTGTTATTTTAGATGCACGTAACGACTACGAATTCGATTTAGGACACTTCCGTGGTGCAATTCGTCCTGATATTACACGTTTCCGTGATTTACCAGATTGGATTCGCAACAATAAAGATCAATTTGATGGTAAAAATATCGTGACATATTGTACTGGTGGTATCCGTTGTGAGAAATTCTCTGGCTGGTTAGTTAAGGAAGGCTTCGAAAATGTAGGCCAACTACATGGCGGCATTGCGACTTACGGTAAAGACCCTGAAACTAAGGGTGAATACTGGGATGGTAAAATGTACGTTTTCGATGAACGTATAAGTGTAGATGTTAACCAAGTTGAGAAAACAGTTATCGGTAAAGAGCATTTCGACGGTACACCATGTGAACGTTACATTAATTGTGCTAACCCAGAATGTAACAAACAAATCCTTGTATCTGAAGAAAATGAAGAAAAATACTTAGGCGCATGCTCATACGACTGTGCGAAACACGAACGTAATCGTTATGTTGCAAAACATGATATCAGTAATGAAGAATGGAATCGTCGCCTAGAGAACTTTAAAGACGTTCCTGAGCATGCCCACGCTTAA
- a CDS encoding SMP-30/gluconolactonase/LRE family protein, with protein MAIQDLPTLKYTGKSASVAPIVSENELQTVTAEPWIKISDRGLQLEGLNFDREGNLFLLDVFEGNIFKVNTSTKEVTRPFVSEKANPAAIKVHKDGRLFICYLGDFKTTGGIFSTTEEGEQFEEIVSELSTEYCIDDMVFDSKGGFYFTDFRGYSTNPLGGVYYVSPDFKTITPVIQNISVANGVALSTDERVLWVTETTTNRLHRIELEEDGVTIAPFGATIPYYFTGHEGPDSCCIDSDDNLYVAMYGQGRVLVFNKKGYPIGQILMPGRDEGKMLRSTHPQFIPGTNQLLICTNDIENNSEGGSMIYTVNGFAKGHQSYQFQ; from the coding sequence ATGGCTATTCAAGATTTACCAACTTTAAAATATACAGGGAAATCGGCAAGTGTTGCACCAATAGTGTCTGAAAATGAGTTGCAAACAGTGACTGCAGAACCTTGGATTAAAATTTCGGATAGAGGATTACAATTAGAAGGCTTAAATTTCGATCGCGAAGGCAATTTATTCTTATTAGATGTCTTTGAAGGTAATATATTTAAAGTGAATACATCTACCAAAGAAGTGACTCGACCATTCGTGTCTGAAAAAGCGAATCCAGCAGCTATTAAAGTTCATAAAGATGGACGTTTATTTATATGTTATTTAGGCGACTTTAAGACGACAGGTGGTATTTTCTCAACTACTGAAGAAGGCGAACAATTTGAAGAAATTGTTTCTGAATTAAGCACAGAATACTGTATTGACGATATGGTATTTGATAGTAAGGGTGGTTTCTACTTCACTGATTTCAGAGGATACTCAACAAATCCTCTAGGCGGTGTTTATTATGTATCACCAGACTTCAAGACAATTACACCAGTGATACAGAATATCTCAGTTGCAAACGGTGTCGCATTAAGTACTGATGAACGCGTATTGTGGGTGACTGAAACAACTACAAATCGTCTTCATCGTATTGAATTAGAAGAAGATGGTGTGACTATTGCACCATTTGGCGCCACGATTCCATATTACTTTACAGGTCATGAAGGGCCAGATTCATGTTGTATCGATAGTGATGATAACCTTTATGTGGCAATGTATGGTCAAGGTCGTGTCTTAGTCTTTAATAAAAAGGGTTACCCAATTGGTCAGATCCTAATGCCAGGCCGTGATGAAGGTAAAATGCTACGTTCAACGCATCCACAATTTATTCCAGGTACAAATCAATTGTTAATTTGTACAAATGATATTGAGAATAACTCTGAAGGCGGTTCAATGATTTATACGGTCAATGGATTTGCTAAAGGTCATCAAAGTTACCAATTTCAATAG
- a CDS encoding YceI family protein gives MTQFTFDQAHSDIQFQIKHLMVSKVKGTFSQYDVQLDGDINDLSSLKATATIIPSSVDTQNEDRDNHLKSGDFFATDENDKWTFETKEVSENKVTGDLTIKGETHEETFDVEFNGISKNPMNGSQVTGFIVTGTIDREKYGMSFNQTLETGGVMLGKEVKFEASAEFSLED, from the coding sequence ATGACTCAATTCACATTTGATCAAGCACATAGTGATATTCAATTCCAAATCAAACATTTAATGGTATCTAAAGTGAAAGGTACTTTCTCCCAATATGATGTTCAATTAGATGGAGATATTAACGACTTAAGTTCACTTAAAGCAACTGCAACTATCATTCCAAGCTCAGTCGACACGCAAAATGAAGATAGAGATAATCACTTGAAATCTGGTGACTTCTTCGCAACAGATGAAAACGACAAATGGACATTTGAAACAAAAGAAGTTTCAGAGAACAAAGTAACGGGCGATTTAACTATTAAAGGTGAAACACACGAAGAAACTTTCGATGTTGAATTTAATGGTATTAGTAAAAATCCAATGAACGGTTCACAAGTAACAGGATTTATTGTTACAGGTACAATTGACCGTGAAAAATATGGCATGAGCTTCAACCAAACATTAGAAACTGGCGGCGTAATGTTAGGTAAAGAAGTAAAATTTGAAGCATCAGCTGAATTCAGTTTAGAAGATTAA
- a CDS encoding VOC family protein — translation MKDISRGIKHIGLTVPDIEEATEFFKKGLDGKIAYDSQRKDEKPRSGKDVEKILGMSKGAQIVHKRMMVFGNGPNIEMFEFQNAKQRKPEALQDIGYTHLSFYVDDFEVAVAKVRSAGGELISEPHSNTRYEDTEGNQTVYVKTPWGSLIELQTVPNGFYYPPDNEAELFTPSE, via the coding sequence ATGAAAGATATCTCAAGAGGTATCAAGCATATTGGTTTAACTGTACCGGATATAGAGGAAGCCACTGAATTCTTCAAAAAGGGTTTAGACGGAAAGATTGCCTATGATAGTCAAAGAAAAGATGAGAAACCACGTAGTGGTAAAGATGTAGAAAAAATATTGGGCATGAGTAAAGGTGCTCAAATCGTACATAAACGGATGATGGTATTTGGGAATGGTCCAAATATTGAGATGTTTGAATTCCAAAATGCAAAGCAACGAAAACCTGAAGCACTTCAAGATATTGGTTATACACATTTATCGTTTTATGTAGATGACTTTGAAGTGGCTGTAGCTAAAGTAAGATCAGCCGGTGGAGAACTTATTTCTGAGCCTCATAGTAATACGAGATATGAAGACACCGAAGGGAATCAAACAGTATATGTTAAAACACCATGGGGAAGTCTCATTGAATTACAAACCGTTCCAAATGGATTTTATTATCCTCCAGATAATGAAGCGGAACTCTTTACGCCAAGTGAATAA
- the lqo gene encoding L-lactate dehydrogenase (quinone), producing the protein MHEFYFKKGEQKMANNESKNIVIIGAGVLSTTFGSMIKELEPNWNIKLYERLDRPGIESSNERNNAGTGHAALCELNYTVQQPDGSIDIEKAKEINEQFEISKQFWGHLVKSGNIDNPREFINPLPHISFVRGKNNVKFLKDRYEAMRNFPMFDNIEYTEDIEEMRKWMPLMMKGRTGNEIMAASKIDEGTDVNYGELTRKMAKNIEQHPNADVQYNHEVIDFNRRQDGIWEVKVRNRNNGSEETVFADYVFIGAGGGAIPLLQKTGIPESKHLGGFPISGQFLICTNPEVINEHDVKVYGKEPPGTPPMTVPHLDTRYIDGERTLLFGPFANIGPKFLKNGSNLDLFKSVKPYNITTLLASAVKNLPLIKYSIDQVLMTKEGCMNHLRTFYPEARDEDWQLYTAGKRVQVIKDTPEHGKGFIQFGTEVVNSEDHSVIALLGESPGASTSVSVALEVLERNFADYENEWKPKLQNMIPSYGQSLIDDVQLMRETRKQTSKDLELIYYKSK; encoded by the coding sequence TTGCACGAGTTCTATTTTAAGAAAGGTGAGCAAAAAATGGCTAACAATGAGTCAAAAAACATAGTTATTATTGGCGCTGGTGTCTTAAGTACGACATTCGGTTCTATGATTAAAGAATTAGAACCTAATTGGAACATCAAACTCTATGAACGTTTAGATCGTCCAGGTATTGAAAGTTCTAACGAAAGAAACAATGCCGGTACTGGACATGCTGCGTTATGCGAACTGAATTATACAGTTCAACAACCGGATGGTTCAATTGATATAGAAAAAGCGAAAGAAATCAATGAACAATTTGAGATTTCTAAGCAATTCTGGGGACACCTTGTGAAAAGTGGCAACATTGATAACCCTAGAGAATTTATTAATCCACTTCCTCACATTAGTTTCGTAAGAGGTAAGAATAACGTTAAATTCTTAAAAGACCGTTACGAAGCGATGCGTAACTTCCCTATGTTTGACAACATCGAATATACGGAAGATATCGAAGAAATGAGAAAATGGATGCCATTGATGATGAAAGGTCGTACTGGCAATGAAATCATGGCAGCTAGCAAAATTGACGAAGGTACCGATGTTAACTATGGTGAGTTAACACGTAAAATGGCTAAAAATATTGAGCAACATCCTAATGCTGATGTTCAATATAATCATGAAGTCATTGATTTCAACCGACGTCAAGACGGCATCTGGGAAGTGAAAGTAAGAAACCGTAACAATGGTTCAGAGGAAACTGTATTCGCGGATTACGTCTTTATAGGTGCTGGCGGTGGCGCTATTCCACTATTACAAAAAACTGGTATCCCTGAAAGCAAGCACCTCGGTGGTTTCCCTATTAGCGGTCAGTTCTTAATTTGTACTAACCCTGAAGTCATTAATGAACACGACGTTAAAGTATATGGTAAAGAACCACCAGGCACACCACCAATGACTGTACCTCATCTTGATACGCGTTATATTGATGGTGAAAGAACATTATTATTTGGTCCATTTGCGAATATCGGTCCTAAATTCTTAAAAAATGGTTCTAACTTAGATTTATTTAAATCTGTAAAACCATACAACATTACAACACTACTTGCATCTGCAGTTAAAAATTTACCTTTAATCAAGTATTCAATCGACCAAGTATTGATGACAAAAGAAGGTTGTATGAACCACTTACGCACGTTCTACCCTGAAGCTCGTGACGAAGATTGGCAATTATACACTGCAGGTAAACGTGTTCAAGTTATCAAAGATACACCTGAGCACGGTAAAGGATTCATTCAATTCGGTACAGAAGTTGTGAACTCTGAAGATCACTCAGTTATTGCATTATTAGGAGAATCACCAGGAGCATCAACTTCAGTTTCTGTAGCGTTAGAAGTTCTAGAACGAAACTTCGCTGACTACGAAAATGAATGGAAACCTAAATTACAAAATATGATTCCTTCATATGGTCAATCACTTATAGATGATGTTCAATTAATGAGAGAAACTCGTAAACAAACATCAAAAGATTTAGAATTAATTTATTATAAATCTAAATAA
- a CDS encoding GNAT family N-acetyltransferase gives MLETDRLYLLKPDIEHLDALFQLHTNNESTKYTPKGIHENKDITKGFIKGWRRHWEENDFGYFMLIAKDTGELVGMSGFEYRTINYQLFLNLYYRLFPKYTGEGLATEAIEMISRWMKQFDAVTLKLIRTNQVNESSIKLAERLGYELNDTWNNIINDGDRCYFKQQLNVPL, from the coding sequence ATGTTAGAAACCGATAGACTTTACTTATTAAAACCAGATATTGAGCATCTTGATGCGCTTTTCCAACTACATACGAATAATGAATCAACAAAATACACTCCTAAAGGTATACACGAGAACAAAGATATTACTAAAGGATTTATAAAAGGTTGGAGAAGACATTGGGAAGAAAATGACTTTGGATACTTTATGTTAATAGCCAAAGATACTGGAGAATTAGTAGGGATGAGTGGTTTTGAATACCGCACCATTAATTATCAATTATTCTTAAACTTGTATTATAGACTTTTTCCAAAATATACAGGTGAAGGATTAGCTACTGAAGCAATCGAAATGATATCACGATGGATGAAACAATTTGATGCAGTAACACTAAAACTTATACGAACGAATCAGGTCAATGAATCTTCTATTAAGCTTGCCGAACGTTTAGGATATGAATTAAATGATACGTGGAATAATATTATAAATGATGGGGATCGTTGTTATTTTAAGCAACAGTTAAATGTTCCTTTGTAA